A portion of the Candidatus Binataceae bacterium genome contains these proteins:
- a CDS encoding YbhB/YbcL family Raf kinase inhibitor-like protein, whose amino-acid sequence MELTITSPAFASKGPIPEQYTCKSSVAGSPPLRWQGVPASAKTLALIVKDPDAPSGTFVHWVIYNIPATASGLEAGVPQTARLADGALQGNNTLGKLGYMGPCPPPGPAHHYHFRLMALDTRLDLQPGATADEVEAASRRHVRAEAELVGTFAR is encoded by the coding sequence TTGGAATTGACGATCACCAGCCCGGCTTTTGCCTCCAAAGGACCGATTCCAGAGCAATACACGTGCAAAAGCTCTGTCGCCGGCTCGCCGCCGCTTCGCTGGCAGGGAGTTCCCGCCAGCGCTAAGACTTTAGCGCTCATCGTCAAGGATCCTGACGCACCGAGCGGGACATTCGTCCACTGGGTGATCTACAATATCCCGGCTACCGCCTCCGGTTTGGAGGCCGGTGTGCCGCAGACCGCAAGGCTCGCCGACGGCGCGCTGCAAGGAAACAACACCTTGGGCAAACTCGGCTACATGGGTCCGTGCCCGCCCCCCGGTCCCGCCCATCACTACCACTTCCGGCTGATGGCGCTCGACACGCGGCTCGACTTGCAGCCCGGAGCCACCGCGGACGAGGTCGAGGCCGCCAGCCGACGGCACGTCAGGGCCGAGGCCGAGTTGGTCGGAACTTTCGCGCGCTAG